In Hydrogenovibrio marinus, a single genomic region encodes these proteins:
- a CDS encoding isochorismatase family protein, whose amino-acid sequence MITELDKHSALVLIDLQQGILQMASKTPPQPGMSSVAEALEKASALISAFRKNELPIVIVNVNSYGQSWTKTRKDSPLSGTQPPNEDYLKIVDDIETLENDIFITKHSWSAFFNTELHEVLQQRKVTNIVLGGVATSIGVEGTARDASVLGYNLSFAIDAMSDFTLEAHQHTVTRIFPRIGEVGMTQEIIGKLPAQ is encoded by the coding sequence ATGATTACTGAACTTGATAAACACAGCGCTCTGGTGCTGATTGATTTACAACAGGGCATCTTACAAATGGCGTCCAAGACGCCCCCTCAACCGGGCATGAGCAGTGTCGCCGAGGCGCTGGAAAAGGCTAGCGCATTGATTAGCGCTTTTCGCAAAAACGAACTGCCAATAGTCATTGTTAACGTCAACAGCTATGGACAGTCCTGGACAAAAACTCGCAAAGACAGCCCGCTAAGTGGTACCCAACCACCCAATGAAGACTATCTGAAAATCGTCGATGACATCGAAACTTTGGAAAACGATATTTTCATCACCAAACATTCTTGGAGTGCATTTTTCAACACAGAGTTACATGAAGTGTTGCAACAACGGAAAGTGACCAATATTGTTCTTGGCGGCGTTGCTACTAGCATTGGCGTGGAAGGCACTGCCCGCGACGCCAGTGTACTTGGCTATAACCTGAGTTTTGCGATAGATGCCATGTCTGACTTCACACTGGAAGCACACCAACATACGGTAACACGCATCTTTCCTCGTATTGGCGAAGTCGGTATGACTCAAGAGATAATTGGCAAATTGCCAGCTCAATAA
- a CDS encoding MFS transporter, whose protein sequence is MEIATFRAFKSRNYRLFFGGQSISLMGTWIQRTAVYWLVYIETHSAFMVGFAVFVTQFPSFLFGLFGGAVADKYNRYQVLLVTQIASMLQASVMTFVVLFTDYTISEILLLGLVLGVINAFDIPARQSLVQFMVDNPDDLGNAIALNSSMVNLARLAGPAVAGILLDSVGAGICFLINALSFIAVLASLMLMKLPPAIPQLKTQKMLESLGEGFSYVRANPLLANLILLLALMSFFVLPALSLLPVVAKETFAGTAATFGYLLSFVGMGSLIGTLFLASLSAVANRQAILVLGMAVISFGLIAFSLTSNLTIAFIFATISGFGIMILTTLTNTLLQTTSSIEMRGRVISYFAMAFFGMQPIGALVVGAISQGIGAQHTIMIEGIIAALLMLIFAPRLKKRPVAAT, encoded by the coding sequence ATGGAAATCGCCACTTTTCGCGCCTTCAAAAGTCGAAACTATCGTTTGTTTTTTGGTGGACAATCCATTTCTTTGATGGGAACCTGGATTCAGAGAACGGCAGTTTACTGGCTTGTGTACATCGAAACACATTCCGCATTTATGGTGGGTTTTGCCGTTTTCGTCACTCAGTTCCCATCTTTTTTGTTTGGGCTGTTTGGGGGAGCAGTCGCTGATAAATACAACCGTTATCAGGTGTTGCTGGTCACCCAAATAGCTTCCATGCTACAAGCTTCCGTAATGACTTTTGTTGTACTTTTCACCGACTACACCATCTCAGAAATTCTGCTGTTGGGATTAGTGTTAGGTGTCATCAATGCTTTTGACATACCCGCTCGCCAATCACTGGTACAGTTCATGGTAGACAATCCGGATGATTTGGGGAACGCGATTGCACTGAACTCTTCGATGGTTAATTTGGCTAGGCTGGCTGGCCCGGCAGTCGCGGGTATTTTGTTGGACAGCGTTGGTGCGGGCATCTGTTTTTTAATCAATGCGTTAAGTTTCATTGCTGTCTTGGCATCATTGATGTTAATGAAATTGCCTCCTGCCATTCCTCAATTAAAAACACAAAAAATGCTGGAGAGTCTTGGAGAAGGGTTTAGTTATGTTCGAGCAAACCCTTTGCTCGCCAACTTGATTCTATTGCTCGCCTTAATGAGTTTTTTTGTACTGCCCGCTCTGTCACTCTTGCCTGTCGTTGCAAAAGAAACTTTTGCTGGCACAGCAGCAACCTTCGGTTATTTATTGAGCTTTGTCGGCATGGGATCGTTGATTGGTACACTTTTTTTGGCTTCTCTAAGTGCAGTAGCCAACCGCCAAGCCATTTTAGTATTGGGCATGGCAGTGATTAGTTTCGGGTTAATTGCCTTTTCTTTAACGTCTAATCTGACTATTGCCTTCATATTTGCCACAATAAGCGGTTTTGGCATTATGATTTTAACGACCCTCACCAACACATTATTACAGACGACTTCATCCATCGAAATGCGAGGGCGGGTTATCAGTTATTTCGCCATGGCATTTTTTGGGATGCAGCCCATAGGCGCTCTTGTGGTCGGAGCGATTTCGCAAGGTATCGGCGCACAACATA
- a CDS encoding alanine/glycine:cation symporter family protein has translation MLVLLLGTGIYLTIRLKFLPMRNLFYAFKLVWQGRKSTEDGDVPPSSALMMALSSTVGTGNIAGVAAALFIGGPGAIFWMWMTALVGMATKYSEAVLAVNYREIDEDGRHVGGPMYYIKNGMGEKWKSLAFAFAAFGTIAAFGIGNMVQANAVAGAMESAFNLNNQITGLILMGLVGLVLFGGIQRIAHTATALVPLMAVLYIGFALFILFVHADQLPNAFSTIVSNAFTGSAAAGGFSGASIILAIQFGVARGVFSNEAGLGTAPIAHAASQTKSPVRQGHIAMLGTFIDTIVICTMTALVIMVTHTWQSGETGSALTSLAFTKGLGSDFGAIVVAVSLALFAFTTLIGWSYYGERCAEYILGVNPLKYYRVLWVLAVFAGAALSDYFNTVLILADVLNALMAVPNLIALLVLSPVIIQLTRTYQK, from the coding sequence ATGCTAGTTTTATTGCTAGGAACGGGGATTTACCTCACCATTCGTTTGAAATTCCTGCCGATGCGCAATCTTTTCTACGCCTTCAAACTGGTATGGCAGGGGCGAAAGTCCACTGAAGATGGTGATGTTCCGCCTTCAAGCGCTTTGATGATGGCTTTGTCTTCCACCGTTGGAACAGGAAATATCGCCGGTGTAGCCGCCGCACTGTTCATCGGCGGACCGGGCGCGATTTTCTGGATGTGGATGACTGCGTTGGTGGGTATGGCGACCAAATACAGTGAAGCCGTGTTGGCGGTGAATTATCGAGAAATAGACGAAGATGGTCGCCATGTCGGTGGGCCGATGTACTACATCAAAAACGGCATGGGCGAAAAATGGAAATCGCTGGCATTCGCCTTCGCTGCCTTTGGAACCATCGCCGCTTTCGGTATCGGCAACATGGTACAAGCCAATGCCGTGGCCGGTGCCATGGAAAGTGCTTTCAACCTCAATAACCAAATTACCGGTTTGATTTTAATGGGCTTGGTTGGCCTAGTGCTTTTTGGTGGCATTCAACGTATCGCTCATACCGCAACCGCTTTGGTGCCATTGATGGCGGTGCTTTACATAGGCTTTGCATTGTTTATTTTGTTTGTTCATGCAGATCAATTACCTAACGCCTTCTCAACCATTGTCAGCAATGCCTTTACCGGCAGCGCAGCGGCCGGTGGTTTTTCCGGGGCAAGCATTATCCTTGCGATTCAATTTGGTGTGGCTCGTGGGGTTTTCTCCAACGAAGCCGGGTTGGGAACCGCGCCTATCGCCCACGCAGCATCACAAACCAAAAGTCCAGTACGCCAAGGACACATCGCAATGTTGGGAACCTTTATCGACACCATCGTTATCTGTACCATGACCGCATTGGTGATTATGGTGACGCACACTTGGCAGAGCGGTGAAACCGGCTCGGCATTAACCTCACTTGCCTTCACCAAAGGATTGGGCTCGGATTTTGGTGCAATCGTCGTGGCTGTCAGTTTGGCGTTGTTCGCTTTCACCACGCTGATTGGCTGGAGTTACTATGGCGAGCGTTGTGCCGAGTATATCCTTGGCGTCAATCCACTGAAATACTATCGAGTGCTTTGGGTGTTGGCAGTATTTGCTGGCGCAGCGCTTTCCGATTACTTCAATACAGTCTTAATTTTGGCAGATGTGTTAAATGCTTTAATGGCGGTTCCGAATCTGATCGCGCTCTTGGTATTGTCACCAGTCATCATTCAACTGACGCGCACCTATCAGAAGTAA